Proteins co-encoded in one Gossypium arboreum isolate Shixiya-1 chromosome 11, ASM2569848v2, whole genome shotgun sequence genomic window:
- the LOC108472965 gene encoding zinc finger protein ZAT10-like — MALDTLNSPTSAPPLLDRDDIVDLHCVEPWTKRKRTKRPRSENPPTEEEYLALCLLMLAQGTTTRTIPSASAASRTSLNLYKCTVCNKGFPSHQALGGHKASHRKLVVGAGDHLTITTAATKTTADVSAVAATTVTPPKNLPLMINRVGNKNHVCSICNKTFSSGQALGGHKRCHYEAGSNNNSGSDGAKLPSQSQRDFDLNLPAGPQELSTPDVNQRDKYSTDDEVVENPWPPAKRVGCHVC; from the coding sequence ATGGCTCTTGACACATTGAATTCCCCAACTTCAGCTCCTCCACTGCTGGACCGTGATGATATAGTCGACCTCCACTGTGTTGAGCCCTGGACCAAGAGGAAAAGAACCAAACGACCCAGATCCGAAAACCCACCAACCGAAGAAGAATACTTAGCTCTTTGCCTTCTCATGCTGGCTCAGGGAACAACTACCAGAACCATTCCCTCAGCCTCGGCTGCTTCCAGAACCTCCCTCAACCTTTACAAGTGTACGGTTTGTAACAAGGGATTTCCATCTCATCAAGCTTTAGGAGGACACAAGGCCAGTCACAGGAAACTCGTTGTTGGAGCTGGAGATCACCTCACCATCACCACCGCCGCCACCAAGACCACTGCTGATGTCTCCGCTGTTGCTGCCACCACAGTCACGCCGCCTAAAAATTTACCTCTCATGATTAATCGAGTTGGTAACAAGAATCACGTGTGTTCAATTTGTAACAAGACATTCTCTTCAGGTCAAGCTTTAGGAGGGCATAAGCGATGCCACTACGAAGCTGGCAGCAATAACAACAGCGGCAGCGATGGTGCTAAGTTACCGAGCCAAAGTCAACGTGACTTTGACTTAAATTTGCCTGCTGGACCGCAGGAACTAAGTACTCCCGACGTTAACCAAAGAGATAAATATTCCACCGACGATGAAGTGGTGGAGAATCCTTGGCCGCCGGCAAAGCGCGTCGGCTGCCACGTTTGTTGA